One Burkholderia sp. 9120 genomic window, ATTTGGCGGCGCGACGCTCGTGCTGCATAACGACACTTTCATCAAGTGGAAGCCGACCGTGCTGTACTGGGCGTTTTCCGTTGCGCTGATCGTCTCGCAACTGGCCTTCAACAAGAACCTGATCGAAGCGATGATGGGCAAGCAGATCACGCTGCCGCACGCGATCTGGGGCAAGCTGAGCGTAGTCTGGGCGATCTTTTTCGTACTGCTCGGGCTCGTCAATCTGTTCGTCGCGTACAACTACACCACCGACCAGTGGGTCAATTTCAAGCTGTTCGGCGCGACCGGTTGCCTCGTGGTGTTTATCGTTGGACAGAGCTTGTGGCTGTCGAAGTACATGAAGGAAGAATGACATGACCACCGACACCCATGTTTTCATGCACGCCACCACCGCCGAGCGTGCCGCGCTGATCGAAGCGCGCCTCAGCGCCGCGCTCGCGCCGGTCGCGTCGA contains:
- a CDS encoding septation protein A; translated protein: MKFLFDLFPIILFFVAFKIWGIFTATAVAIVATLVQIAWVAFRHRKVDPMLWVSLGVVTVFGGATLVLHNDTFIKWKPTVLYWAFSVALIVSQLAFNKNLIEAMMGKQITLPHAIWGKLSVVWAIFFVLLGLVNLFVAYNYTTDQWVNFKLFGATGCLVVFIVGQSLWLSKYMKEE